From a region of the Eulemur rufifrons isolate Redbay chromosome 7, OSU_ERuf_1, whole genome shotgun sequence genome:
- the MANF gene encoding mesencephalic astrocyte-derived neurotrophic factor, with protein MRSGDPSASTNTAAPTQDGGPYRFRCGRSRFLRPARVQSASDNCLRLRRHQPMGKGSVEPPVWGAGVSRQWGATARGRDLEAVRRGGCGSVGRWQRRRRRMWAAHGLAVALALSVLPGSRALRPGDCEVCISYLGRFYQDLKDRDVTFSPGTIEKELIKFCREARGKENRLCYYIGATDDAATKIINEVSKPLAHHIPVEKICEKLKKKDSQICELKYDKQIDLSTVDLKKLRVKELKKILDDWGESCKGCAEKSDYIRKINELMPKYAPKAASARTDL; from the exons ATGCGGAGCGGCGACCCCTCCGCCTCAACGAACACGGCTGCCCCTACCCAAGATGGCGGGCCGTACCGCTTCCGTTGCGGCCGTAGCCGCTTCCTGAGGCCGGCCCGGGTTCAATCAGCTTCGGACAACTGTCTACGGCTGAGACGGCATCAGCCAATGGGGAAGGGCAGCGTGGAGCCGCCCGTCTGG GGCGCGGGGGTCTCCCGCCAATGGGGAGCTACGGCGCGCGGCCGGGACCTGGAGGCGGTGCGGCGCGGCGGGTGCGGTTCAGTCGGTCGGTGGCAGCGGCGGCGGAGGAGGATGTGGGCTGCGCACGGGCTGGCGGTGGCGCTGGCTCTGAGCGTGCTGCCGGGCAGCCGGGCGCTTCGGCCGGGCGACTGCGAAG TTTGTATTTCTTATCTGGGAAGATTTTACCAGGACCTCAAAGACAGAGATGTCACATTCTCACCAGGCACTATTGAAAAAGAACTCATAAAGTTCTGCCGTGAAGCAAGAGGCAAAGAGAATCGATTG TGCTACTACATTGGGGCCACCGATGATGCAGCCACCAAGATCATCAATGAAGTGTCGAAGCCCCTGGCCCACCACATCCCTGTGGAGAAGATCTGTGAGAAGCTCAAAAAGAAGGACAGCCAGATCTGTGAGCTAAAGTATG ATAAGCAGATCGACCTGAGCACGGTGGACCTGAAGAAGCTCCGAGTCAAAGAGCTAAAGAAGATCCTGGACGACTGGGGGGAGTCGTGCAAAGGCTGTGCAGAAAAGTCTGACTACATCCGGAAGATCAATGAACTGATGCCTAAATACGCCCCCAAGGCAGCCAGTGCACGGACTGATTTGTAG
- the RBM15B gene encoding putative RNA-binding protein 15B: protein MKRQSERDSSPSGRGSSSSAKRPREREREAEAGGRRAAHKASGGAKHPVPARARDKPRGSGGGGGGHRDGRGAGDANHRASSGRSSGSGAGGGGRGGKASGDPGASGASPRASPLPPPPPLPGVEPAGPGSSAIAPEYKTLLISSLSPALPAEHLEDRLFHQFKRFGEISLRLSHTPELGRVAYVNFRHPQDAREARQHALARQLLLYDRPLKVEPVYLRGGGGGSSRRSSSSSAAASTPPPGPPAPADPLGYLPLHGGYQYKQRSLSPVAAPPLREPRARHAAAAFALDAAAAAAVGLSRERALDYYGLYDDRGRPYGYPAVCEEDLMPEDDQRATRNLFIGNLDHSVSEVELRRAFEKYGIIEEVVIKRPARGQGGAYAFLKFQNLDMAHRAKVAMSGRVIGRNPIKIGYGKANPTTRLWVGGLGPNTSLAALAREFDRFGSIRTIDHVKGDSFAYIQYESLDAAQAACAKMRGFPLGGPDRRLRVDFAKAEETRYPQQYQPSPLPVHYELLTDGYTRHRNLDADLVRDRTPPHLLYSDRDRTFLEGDWTSPGKSSDRRNSLEGYGRSVRSRSGERWGADGDRGMPKPWEERRKRRSLSSDRGRTTHSPYEERSRTKGGGQQLERGSDRTPERSRKENHSSDGTKESGSNSLSNSRHGAEERGHHHHHHEAPDSSHGKKTRESERNHRTTEAEPKPLEEPKHETKKLKNLSEYAQTLQLGWNGLLVLKNSCFPTSMHILEGDQGVITGLLKDHTSGSKLTQLKIAQRLRLDQPKLDEVTRRIKQGSPNGYAVLLATQATPSGPGTEGMPTVEPGLQRRLLRNLVSYLKQKQAAGVISLPVGGSKGRDSTGMLYAFPPCDFSQQYLQSALRTLGKLEEEHMVIVIVRDTA from the coding sequence ATGAAGCGGCAGAGCGAGCGAGACTCGAGCCCGAGCGGGCGCGGCTCGTCATCGTCGGCTAAGCGGCCGCGGGAGCGCGAAcgggaggcggaggcgggcgggcggcgggcagCGCACAAGGCCTCCGGCGGCGCCAAGCACCCGGTTCCAGCGCGAGCTCGCGACAAACCCCGCGGTAGCGGGGGTGGCGGGGGCGGACATCGCGATGGCCGCGGCGCTGGGGACGCGAATCACCGTGCGAGCAGCGGCCGCTCCTCGGGCTCCGGCGCCGGCGGTGGGGGACGCGGCGGCAAGGCCTCAGGGGACCCGGGCGCCTCGGGCGCGTCGCCCCGTGCGTCTCCActgccgccgcctccgccgcTGCCTGGGGTCGAGCCCGCGGGCCCCGGCTCATCGGCGATCGCGCCGGAGTACAAGACACTGCTCATCAGCAGCCTGAGCCCCGCGCTGCCAGCCGAACACCTCGAGGACCGGCTCTTCCACCAGTTCAAGCGCTTCGGCGAGATCAGCCTTCGCCTGTCGCACACACCTGAGCTGGGTCGTGTGGCATACGTGAACTTCCGGCACCCGCAGGACGCGCGCGAGGCCCGCCAGCACGCCCTGGCCCGCCAGCTGCTGCTCTACGACCGCCCGCTCAAGGTAGAGCCAGTATACctgcgcggcggcggcggcgggagcagccggagaagcagcagcagcagcgctgCCGCTTCCACGCCGCCCCCAGGACCGCCCGCGCCCGCCGACCCACTTGGCTACCTGCCGCTGCACGGAGGCTACCAATACAAGCAGCGCTCGCTGTCCCCGGTAGCTGCCCCGCCCCTGCGGGAGCCCCGTGCCCGCCACGCTGCCGCAGCCTTTGCCCTGGatgctgctgccgccgctgctgTGGGACTGTCGCGGGAGCGGGCCCTAGACTACTATGGGCTGTACGACGACCGCGGGCGCCCCTACGGCTACCCGGCCGTGTGCGAGGAGGACCTCATGCCTGAGGACGACCAGCGGGCCACACGCAACCTCTTCATTGGGAACCTGGACCACAGTGTATCTGAGGTGGAGCTGCGACGGGCCTTTGAGAAGTACGGCATCATTGAGGAGGTTGTCATCAAGAGGCCTGCCCGTGGCCAGGGCGGCGCCTATGCCTTCCTCAAGTTCCAGAACTTGGACATGGCCCATAGGGCTAAGGTGGCCATGTCGGGGCGGGTGATTGGCCGCAACCCCATTAAGATAGGTTATGGCAAGGCCAACCCCACCACACGCCTCTGGGTGGGTGGCCTGGGACCTAACACCTCGCTGGCGGCTCTGGCCCGGGAGTTTGACCGCTTTGGGAGCATTCGGACCATTGATCACGTCAAAGGAGATAGCTTTGCTTATATCCAGTATGAGAGCTTGGACGCAGCCCAGGCCGCCTGTGCTAAAATGAGGGGCTTTCCTTTGGGTGGTCCGGACCGCAGGCTCCGTGTGGATTTTGCCAAAGCAGAGGAGACTCGGTATCCCCAGCAGTACCAGCCCTCACCCCTCCCTGTGCATTATGAGCTTCTCACAGATGGATATACCCGTCATCGAAACCTGGATGCCGACCTGGTGCGGGATaggacccccccacacctcctgTACTCAGACCGAGACCGGACCTTTTTGGAAGGGGACTGGACCAGCCCCGGTAAAAGCTCCGACCGCCGAAACAGCCTGGAGGGCTACGGCCGCTCGGTGCGCAGCCGGAGTGGTGAGCGCTGGGGGGCAGATGGGGACCGTGGCATGCCCAAGCCCTGGGAAGAGAGGCGGAAGCGGAGGAGCCTTTCCAGTGACCGTGGGAGGACAACCCACTCCCCTTATGAGGAACGGAGCAGGACCAAGGGTGGTGGGCAGCAGTTGGAGCGAGGCTCGGACCGTACCCCTGAGCGCAGCCGCAAAGAGAACCACTCCAGTGACGGCACCAAGGAGTCAGGCAGCAACTCCCTCAGCAACAGCAGACATGGGGCTGAGGAGCgtggccaccaccaccaccaccacgagGCTCCAGACTCTTCTCATGGGAAGAAGACAAGAGAGAGCGAGCGCAATCATCGGACCACTGAGGCTGAACCCAAGCCTCTGGAAGAGCCAAAACATGAGACCAAAAAGCTAAAGAATCTTTCAGAGTATGCTCAGACACTACAGCTGGGTTGGAATGGGCTTCTCGTGTTGAAAAACAGCTGCTTCCCAACATCTATGCACATCCTAGAGGGGGACCAGGGAGTTATCACAGGTCTCCTCAAAGACCACACTTCTGGGAGCAAGCTGACCCAGCTGAAGATTGCCCAGCGCCTTCGACTGGACCAACCCAAGCTCGACGAGGTCACACGACGCATCAAGCAGGGGAGCCCCAATGGCTACGCAGTCCTCCTAGCCACCCAGGCGACCCCCAGTGGGCCTGGCACGGAGGGGATGCCCACAGTGGAGCCAGGCCTGCAGAGGCGGCTTCTCAGGAACCTGGTCTCCTACTTGAAACAGAAGCAGGCCGCAGGGGTGATCAGCCTGCCAGTGGGTGGGTCCAAGGGCAGAGACAGCACAGGCATGCTCTATGCCTTCCCACCCTGCGACTTTTCACAGCAGTACCTCCAGTCAGCACTAAGGACATTGGGCAAGCTAGAAGAAGAACACATGGTGATAGTCATAGTCAGAGACACTGCCTAG